From Brevinematia bacterium, one genomic window encodes:
- the rpsD gene encoding 30S ribosomal protein S4 — MGRYLGPVCRLCRREGVKLYLKGEKCHSPKCSLTSRKKKPGEPPKKLKPSLSEFGLRFREKQKLRRLYNISERQLRRFLDIAQKKGGVISDNLLSLLERRLDNVVYRAGFSRSRREARLLVSHKHFKVNNRYVNIPSYLVKPGDKIEFVLDNDEIIKNAKNKNQSTAQWFSVNIDKKTIEILRIPEGQDLILDTNINMPYIIEYYSKF; from the coding sequence ATGGGAAGGTATTTAGGTCCTGTATGCAGGTTGTGCAGAAGAGAAGGAGTAAAACTATACCTCAAAGGTGAAAAATGCCACTCACCGAAGTGCTCTCTGACTTCCAGAAAAAAGAAACCAGGTGAACCTCCAAAAAAATTAAAACCATCTCTCTCCGAATTTGGTTTAAGATTTAGGGAAAAGCAAAAGTTGAGAAGACTCTACAACATTTCCGAAAGACAGCTAAGAAGATTCCTAGACATAGCCCAAAAGAAAGGAGGAGTCATCAGTGATAATCTCTTATCTCTTCTTGAAAGAAGATTGGATAACGTAGTCTACAGAGCTGGCTTCTCTAGATCTAGAAGAGAAGCTAGACTTCTAGTCTCTCACAAACACTTTAAGGTAAATAACCGATATGTAAATATCCCTTCCTATCTTGTCAAACCCGGAGATAAAATAGAGTTTGTTTTGGACAACGATGAAATCATTAAGAATGCCAAAAATAAAAATCAGTCCACTGCACAATGGTTTAGCGTCAATATTGACAAAAAAACCATAGAAATTCTTAGGATTCCCGAGGGACAAGATCTCATCCTTGATACAAATATTAATATGCCCTATATAATTGAGTATTATTCTAAGTTCTAG
- a CDS encoding DNA-directed RNA polymerase subunit alpha produces the protein MEVTRILGLLKLPKEVICDKSTLTNTYGRIIISPLEEGVGTTLGNSLRRFLLSSVPGYAISAVKVEGIFHEFSPIEGAKEDYTDFILNLKQVRLKLNSEQDRKEVFISLKGEGEFKAGDISKFDSDVVVFNPELKLLTLNEDANLRIKLVITYGKGAILAEEAINNNEKEREVGLIHIDALYSPVKRANFEVETIRVDNEIREKLIIEVETDGSISPTDAYKVVIEVWKSYIRSISEVMIGELSTLKPEGKVIEIREVIKKLSASIEELNLSAKTYNILKESGITRIYDLVSKHEEELKFRSFGKKSIDEVKKKLEEWGLSIGMHLPKEVVEEFERNQ, from the coding sequence ATGGAAGTTACTAGAATTCTTGGCTTACTCAAGTTACCAAAAGAGGTAATCTGTGACAAATCAACTTTGACAAATACCTATGGAAGAATAATTATAAGTCCACTTGAAGAAGGAGTAGGAACTACCCTAGGAAACTCTCTGAGGAGATTTTTACTCTCATCAGTTCCAGGGTATGCTATTAGTGCAGTAAAAGTAGAGGGAATCTTTCACGAATTCTCTCCGATAGAAGGAGCAAAGGAAGATTACACTGATTTTATTCTCAACCTCAAGCAAGTAAGACTAAAATTAAACTCTGAACAAGATAGAAAAGAAGTCTTCATCTCTCTAAAGGGAGAGGGAGAGTTTAAAGCTGGAGATATCTCAAAATTTGATAGTGATGTAGTAGTATTCAACCCTGAACTGAAACTCCTGACACTCAACGAAGATGCTAATCTAAGAATTAAACTTGTCATAACTTACGGCAAAGGAGCAATTCTAGCAGAAGAAGCTATCAACAACAACGAAAAAGAAAGAGAAGTAGGCCTTATACACATAGATGCTCTATATTCTCCCGTCAAAAGAGCTAACTTTGAGGTTGAAACTATAAGGGTAGACAATGAGATAAGAGAAAAGCTTATCATTGAAGTTGAAACAGATGGTAGTATTTCTCCAACTGATGCATATAAAGTGGTCATTGAAGTCTGGAAATCCTATATAAGAAGCATTAGTGAAGTTATGATAGGAGAGCTATCAACCCTTAAACCTGAGGGTAAAGTTATAGAAATCAGAGAAGTGATAAAGAAACTCTCCGCCTCAATAGAAGAATTAAACCTCTCCGCAAAAACATACAATATACTCAAAGAGTCTGGCATCACAAGGATATATGACCTTGTAAGCAAGCACGAAGAAGAACTAAAATTTAGAAGCTTTGGCAAAAAATCAATAGATGAGGTGAAGAAAAAACTAGAAGAGTGGGGACTCAGTATAGGAATGCACCTTCCAAAAGAAGTAGTAGAAGAATTTGAAAGAAATCAATAA
- the rpsK gene encoding 30S ribosomal protein S11, with the protein MARRKEKKKVSEGIVHIKSTFNNTIVTVTDMQGNVICWASAGSCGFKNTKKGTPYAAQVAAERAIKEAIVHGIKEVDIHIKGPGPGRETAIRSVIASGIKVRKIRDVTPVPHNGCRPKKKRRV; encoded by the coding sequence ATGGCAAGAAGAAAAGAGAAGAAGAAAGTATCTGAAGGAATTGTTCACATAAAATCAACTTTTAACAACACTATTGTCACAGTAACTGATATGCAAGGAAACGTTATATGTTGGGCTAGTGCGGGTTCCTGTGGCTTTAAAAACACAAAAAAGGGAACACCATACGCTGCGCAAGTTGCAGCAGAAAGAGCAATTAAGGAAGCAATAGTTCACGGAATAAAGGAAGTTGATATTCACATAAAAGGACCAGGTCCCGGAAGAGAAACTGCTATTAGGTCTGTAATCGCATCCGGGATTAAGGTAAGAAAAATAAGAGATGTAACCCCTGTGCCTCACAATGGATGCAGACCCAAAAAGAAGAGAAGGGTTTAG
- the rplQ gene encoding 50S ribosomal protein L17, translating into MRHKDKVKKLGRHKKHRKSMLRNLALSLIKNERIITTVSRAKYLKRIVEKMITKAKKDSLHNRRVIFSFLRDKKGLVKLFSNIAVRYINRPGGYTRVVKLGKYRKGDNAELAIIEFV; encoded by the coding sequence ATGAGACACAAAGACAAGGTAAAAAAGCTGGGTAGACACAAAAAACACAGAAAATCAATGTTAAGAAATCTAGCTCTATCACTAATAAAGAACGAAAGAATAATTACTACTGTCTCAAGAGCAAAGTACCTAAAAAGAATCGTAGAAAAAATGATAACTAAAGCTAAAAAGGATAGCTTACACAATAGAAGGGTGATATTTAGTTTCCTGAGAGATAAGAAAGGCTTAGTCAAACTATTCAGTAATATTGCAGTTAGATATATAAATAGACCTGGTGGCTATACCAGAGTTGTGAAATTAGGCAAGTATAGAAAGGGCGATAATGCAGAACTTGCAATAATTGAATTTGTTTGA
- the rplO gene encoding 50S ribosomal protein L15: MLQLRRPKYIKDPKRKGIGIGSGMGKTSGRGGKGQTARGRGKVAPYFEGGQTPLHRRLPKRGFNSKSKKEYDIVNIEKLNVFSNGDEITPQTLKQKGLVSGKKPVKILGNGELKVKNLVVRVDKISASAKQKLEKNNAIISQTS; encoded by the coding sequence ATGTTGCAACTAAGAAGACCTAAATATATCAAAGATCCAAAAAGAAAAGGAATAGGTATAGGTTCGGGAATGGGTAAAACCTCGGGAAGAGGAGGTAAAGGACAAACTGCTAGAGGAAGAGGTAAAGTTGCTCCTTACTTTGAGGGAGGCCAAACCCCCCTGCACAGAAGATTACCAAAAAGAGGATTCAATTCTAAGTCAAAAAAAGAGTATGACATAGTAAACATTGAAAAACTAAACGTATTTTCAAACGGAGACGAAATAACACCACAAACACTAAAGCAAAAAGGACTGGTAAGCGGTAAAAAACCTGTGAAAATACTAGGAAATGGTGAGCTCAAGGTTAAAAATCTTGTGGTGAGAGTAGATAAAATATCTGCTTCTGCAAAGCAAAAGTTGGAGAAAAATAATGCAATCATTTCTCAGACATCCTAA